The Papaver somniferum cultivar HN1 chromosome 3, ASM357369v1, whole genome shotgun sequence genome includes a region encoding these proteins:
- the LOC113360012 gene encoding uncharacterized protein LOC113360012, translating into MVSHCQHLHITLSILKSHSLFVKRSKCSFGQSQIEFLGYVINSKGVSADPAKIECTVNWPRPTTTKGLRGFLGLIGYYRKLVKDYGLIFQPLTILLKKGNFSWNTVAESAFELLKKVVTSTPMLVLPDFSKEFVVETDASDTGVRAVLMQEGRHVAF; encoded by the coding sequence ATGGTTTCACATTGTCAGCATCTAcatattacactttctatcctcaaAAGTCACTCCCTGTTTGTTAAGCGTAGTAAATGTTCATTTGGTCAATCCCAAATAGAGTTTTTAGGTTATGTAATCAACAGCAAGGGTGTCTCAGCTGACCCAGCCAAAATCGAGTGTACGGTGAACTGGCCTAGACCAACTACCACTAAGGGTCTTCGTGGATTTCTAGGATTGATAGGTTATTATCGTAAACTTGTCAAGGATTATGGACTTATTTTTCAACCACTCACAATATTGCTTAAGAAAGGAAATTTTTCTTGGAATACGGTGGCAGAATCAGCTTTTGAGTTACTCAAAAAAGTTGTCACTTCTACTCCAATGTTGGTTTTGCCAGATTTTAGCAAGGAGTTTGTGGTGGAAACAGATGCTAGTGACACAGGTGTTAGGGCAGTGTTAATGCAAGAAGGAAGGCATGTTGCTTTCTAA